One window of the Bacillota bacterium genome contains the following:
- a CDS encoding alpha/beta-type small acid-soluble spore protein, which produces MLARRKLLLPEAEQAMDKFKYEVAQELGLADKVSAVGWADMTTRECGMVGGMMVKKLIQMAEDQLD; this is translated from the coding sequence ATGTTGGCAAGGCGAAAGCTCCTGCTGCCCGAAGCTGAACAGGCGATGGATAAGTTCAAATATGAGGTTGCACAGGAACTGGGGCTTGCTGACAAGGTTTCCGCAGTCGGGTGGGCGGATATGACCACCCGGGAATGTGGCATGGTCGGCGGCATGATGGTCAAGAAGCTTATTCAGATGGCTGAAGACCAACTTGATTAG
- a CDS encoding MATE family efflux transporter produces MKENKNREKILDGNIKKVLLSLALPIMLANAIQTVYQVVDMYWVSRLADGDNAVAAINFVWPMIFVTIAFGIGINIAGTSIISQYIGLDKEREAKKVAGQLISFSLVFSVLLSVVGYLFGGQLLSLLGAEGTMHTYGWEFLSIIFVGMPLMFLFFAFQSIKQGQGDTVTPMVLAGASVLLNIILDPIFMFTFDMGIAGAAWATTVSRGLSCFAGLYLLFFTNNGLRLRFIDLRYNGKVLSKIVKIGLPSAIGHSVEGFGFMLLNVFVLSFGSYTIAAFGIGNKINSLILMPAMGIGAALATVVGQNLGAGQVDRAGQAVKESIKLSVSIMAVGGVIMFFITPWIVGIFTDHPVVLEQGIYFLRLIAITIPLMGIFQSFVGVFQGSGHTMTAMMITTGRLWALRIPLILILKNFTMLQEKSVWYAMVSSNLIICLIGFGLFMLGHWKQRVVDEDEDEDYSEGELQMAR; encoded by the coding sequence ATGAAAGAAAATAAAAACCGCGAAAAAATTCTTGACGGCAATATAAAGAAAGTGCTCTTATCCCTGGCTCTGCCAATTATGTTGGCCAATGCAATTCAAACTGTTTATCAGGTTGTGGATATGTACTGGGTCAGCCGGCTCGCCGACGGTGACAACGCTGTTGCAGCAATAAATTTTGTCTGGCCGATGATTTTTGTCACCATTGCCTTTGGAATCGGCATAAATATCGCCGGTACCAGTATAATCTCCCAATATATTGGCCTGGATAAGGAACGAGAGGCGAAAAAGGTTGCTGGACAACTAATCTCCTTCTCCCTTGTTTTCTCCGTTTTGCTCAGCGTTGTCGGCTATTTGTTTGGCGGGCAACTGCTGTCTTTGTTGGGAGCGGAAGGAACGATGCATACTTATGGCTGGGAGTTTCTCAGTATTATTTTTGTAGGAATGCCGTTGATGTTTTTGTTTTTTGCGTTTCAATCAATCAAGCAGGGTCAGGGAGATACCGTTACTCCTATGGTTTTGGCCGGTGCTTCGGTGTTGTTAAACATTATTCTCGACCCTATATTCATGTTTACCTTTGACATGGGCATTGCCGGAGCAGCCTGGGCAACAACAGTTTCGAGAGGGTTGAGCTGTTTTGCCGGCCTTTATCTGTTGTTTTTCACCAATAACGGATTGCGACTGCGGTTTATTGATCTCAGGTATAATGGCAAGGTTCTGTCCAAGATTGTTAAAATTGGTCTTCCTTCAGCCATCGGGCATTCGGTAGAAGGGTTTGGCTTTATGCTCCTCAACGTGTTTGTGCTTAGCTTCGGCTCTTACACCATTGCTGCTTTTGGTATTGGCAATAAAATCAATTCGCTGATTTTAATGCCGGCAATGGGCATCGGCGCCGCTCTGGCCACAGTTGTTGGCCAGAATCTGGGCGCCGGTCAGGTTGACCGGGCCGGCCAGGCAGTTAAAGAAAGTATTAAGCTCTCTGTGAGTATTATGGCAGTGGGCGGGGTAATCATGTTCTTTATTACACCCTGGATTGTCGGCATCTTTACAGACCACCCAGTGGTACTGGAACAGGGCATATACTTCCTGCGTCTGATTGCGATTACCATCCCGCTGATGGGGATTTTTCAATCCTTTGTCGGTGTGTTTCAGGGGTCCGGCCATACGATGACGGCAATGATGATAACAACTGGCCGCCTCTGGGCGTTACGGATTCCACTAATTCTTATCCTCAAAAATTTCACTATGCTACAGGAAAAATCAGTCTGGTATGCCATGGTCAGCAGCAACCTAATAATCTGCTTGATTGGATTTGGGTTGTTTATGCTGGGGCACTGGAAACAACGGGTGGTCGATGAAGATGAAGATGAGGATTATTCAGAAGGCGAATTGCAGATGGCTCGATAA